Proteins from a single region of Bacteroidota bacterium:
- a CDS encoding VCBS repeat-containing protein, whose translation MKKIIIYFLIFLISKTIYSQLTFTTHNLTMGSQPCYVFAVDIDGDGDNDIINSYTKDNLIAWHRNDGTGYFDTIQIISDLAITPTGIFASDLDNDGDFDVISASEDDNIAWYENTGNGVFNPQQIITTNSDGASTVFAIDLDGDGDYDVLSSSYYDDKIAWYENDGTGNFGIQQIITINADGANSVFALDLDGDGDNDVLSASYLDDKIAWYENDGNGNFGTQQIITTNTSRAVYVYAIDLDGDGNNDVLSANGSGNSDKIAWYENDGSGNFGTQQIISSLVSLARSVFASDLDNDGDNDVISASWWDDKVAWYENDGNGNFGLQQIITEYMGGALIVYASDFDGDGSNDIISSMQNSSKIEYYENDGLANFNTEQVISYSAD comes from the coding sequence ATGAAAAAAATAATTATATACTTCTTAATTTTTTTAATATCAAAGACTATATATTCACAATTAACTTTTACTACACACAATCTCACAATGGGTAGTCAACCATGCTACGTTTTTGCAGTTGATATTGACGGGGATGGTGATAACGATATCATAAATTCATATACAAAAGACAATCTGATAGCTTGGCATAGAAATGATGGTACCGGATATTTTGATACAATTCAAATTATAAGCGATTTAGCAATAACTCCAACTGGCATTTTTGCATCAGATTTGGATAATGACGGTGATTTTGATGTTATTTCGGCATCTGAAGATGACAATATTGCATGGTATGAAAATACTGGGAATGGAGTTTTTAATCCACAACAAATTATTACCACGAATTCTGATGGTGCATCAACAGTATTTGCAATTGATTTGGATGGCGATGGAGATTATGATGTATTATCTTCCTCTTATTACGATGATAAAATTGCCTGGTACGAAAACGATGGAACTGGAAATTTTGGCATTCAACAAATTATTACAATTAATGCTGATGGTGCAAATTCGGTATTTGCCTTAGACTTAGATGGTGATGGAGATAACGATGTACTTTCAGCTTCATATCTTGATGATAAAATAGCATGGTATGAAAATGACGGTAATGGAAACTTTGGTACTCAACAAATTATTACTACAAATACTTCCAGAGCAGTTTATGTCTATGCAATAGACCTTGATGGAGATGGAAATAATGATGTTTTATCTGCTAATGGTTCAGGGAATTCCGACAAAATCGCATGGTATGAAAATGACGGTAGTGGAAATTTTGGAACACAACAAATTATTTCAAGTTTAGTGTCATTAGCAAGATCAGTTTTTGCTTCTGATTTAGATAATGATGGAGATAATGATGTTATATCTGCATCGTGGTGGGACGATAAAGTTGCGTGGTATGAAAATGATGGAAATGGGAACTTTGGTTTACAACAAATTATAACTGAATATATGGGCGGAGCATTAATTGTTTATGCCTCAGACTTTGATGGTGATGGTAGTAATGATATTATTTCATCAATGCAAAATAGTTCCAAAATTGAATATTACGAAAATGATGGGCTTGCAAATTTTAACACAGAACAAGTTATTTCATATTCAGCAGACTAA
- a CDS encoding T9SS type A sorting domain-containing protein, which yields MQKVISTSADGAKSVFAADLDGDNDNDIISASFFDDKIAWHKNSGGGNFGTEQIVSSFADGANTVFACDLDGDFDIDLISATTNYILKHENLGNGNFGIQQLIASATNITLVHAADLDGDLDNDVIYSNTYISTISWCENDGIGNFSSPQTIFSNNGANSVFAIDIDGDNDNDLVYGAYIASTNSNIIAWFENDGTGNFGSQQVISTFVNDVKSVYSIDIDNDGDNDVLSASMSDDKIAWYENDGMGNFGIQQIISTDPDGPRYVFAKDIDNDGDNDVLSASYYDDKIAWHENTLLNFIDSFTICGTDSVQFGNNWVNSSGYHYDSLQNYLGGDSINFIYVDAYPIFSEFFTVEICENETYEFYGQLLDSAGTYSENFQTINGCDSIEELILIVNPLPTILIEPFNPDSVSLNSGLVNLPNVLPAGGTFSGSGISGNSFDPQIAGIGTFWISYFYTDPNTNCTNSDSVQITVFDDTGIKSLANKQIEIFPNPSYGKFTIEGYNLHSVEIRNITGKIVKQFSIDNKKSTIINLKEQAKGIYFVKVVGSRFVEFRKLVLI from the coding sequence TTGCAAAAAGTTATTTCAACTTCAGCTGACGGTGCAAAATCAGTTTTTGCTGCCGATTTGGATGGAGATAACGATAATGATATAATCTCTGCATCATTTTTTGACGATAAAATTGCTTGGCATAAAAACTCAGGAGGAGGAAATTTCGGAACAGAGCAAATTGTTTCAAGTTTTGCCGATGGTGCAAACACAGTTTTTGCATGCGATTTAGACGGCGATTTTGATATTGATTTAATCTCAGCAACAACAAATTATATTCTTAAACATGAAAACCTCGGAAACGGAAATTTTGGTATTCAGCAGCTAATTGCTTCTGCTACAAATATAACCTTAGTTCACGCAGCAGATTTGGATGGAGATCTTGATAATGATGTGATATACTCTAATACTTATATTAGTACGATATCATGGTGTGAAAATGATGGAATCGGAAACTTTAGTTCACCTCAGACAATATTTTCTAATAATGGAGCTAACTCAGTTTTTGCGATAGATATTGATGGAGATAATGACAACGATCTTGTCTATGGAGCATATATTGCCTCCACAAATTCAAATATTATAGCATGGTTTGAAAATGACGGAACAGGAAATTTTGGAAGCCAACAAGTAATATCAACTTTCGTAAATGATGTAAAGTCAGTTTATTCAATTGATATTGACAATGATGGAGATAATGATGTTTTGTCTGCTTCAATGTCGGATGATAAAATTGCATGGTATGAAAATGATGGTATGGGTAATTTTGGAATACAACAAATCATTAGTACCGACCCAGACGGACCGAGATATGTTTTTGCAAAAGATATAGATAATGATGGAGATAATGATGTTTTATCTGCCTCCTATTACGATGACAAAATTGCCTGGCACGAAAACACTTTGTTGAATTTTATCGACTCATTTACGATTTGCGGAACCGACAGTGTGCAATTTGGAAATAATTGGGTAAATAGTTCCGGCTATCATTACGATAGTTTGCAAAACTATCTTGGCGGTGATAGTATAAACTTTATTTATGTTGATGCCTATCCTATTTTTTCTGAATTTTTCACTGTCGAAATTTGCGAAAACGAAACTTACGAATTTTATGGGCAGCTTTTAGATTCTGCTGGAACATATTCCGAAAATTTCCAAACTATAAATGGTTGCGATAGTATCGAAGAATTGATTTTGATAGTAAATCCACTTCCAACAATTTTAATAGAACCCTTCAATCCTGATTCTGTAAGTTTAAATTCAGGCTTGGTAAATTTACCAAATGTTTTGCCCGCAGGCGGTACTTTTTCTGGCTCAGGAATTTCAGGAAATAGTTTTGATCCCCAAATTGCCGGAATTGGAACTTTCTGGATTTCGTATTTTTACACCGACCCAAATACAAATTGCACAAATTCCGATTCAGTTCAAATCACAGTTTTTGACGATACTGGAATAAAAAGCCTTGCCAACAAACAAATCGAAATTTTCCCAAACCCAAGCTATGGAAAATTTACAATCGAGGGCTACAACTTGCACTCTGTCGAAATTAGAAACATCACCGGAAAAATTGTTAAACAGTTTTCAATAGACAATAAAAAATCAACAATAATCAATTTGAAAGAGCAGGCAAAAGGAATTTATTT